In the Haladaptatus sp. QDMS2 genome, CTACGAGCGATTCAAAGTCTCCCCACCGAATGGAATCCTCCTGTACGGCCCACCTGGAACCGGGAAGACCCTGTTCGCCCGAGCAGTCGCTGGTGAACTCGGCCATCCGTACCTCGAGCTCTCTGCAGGCGATATCAAATCTCGGTGGATCAATGAATCAACCGAGCAGGTCAACCGACTGTTCGACGAAGCCCAGCAGTTTGACCGGTGCGTCATCTTCATCGATGAGATCGATGCGCTGCTCGCCGGTCGTGGAAACGACCTCCACCGTGAACATGCCCAGGTCGTCAACGAGTTCCTCGCGCACCTGGATGACGACGATCCGAATTTCCTCGTCATTGCAGCGACAAACCGTGCCGACCTCCTCGATGAGGCTGCCACCCGCCGAGGGCGATTCGACCAGCAGTACGAAATCGGCCTCCCTGACAACGATGCTCGTGAGGCAATTTTCCGCGTTCGACTGCGTGAACTGCCGACCGCGCTCGACGAACGCGACTATCACGAGTTAGCTCACCGCTCAGAGGAGCTCAGTAGTGCTGATATCGTGGGAATCGTCGACGACGCTGCCATGCACGCCGCGGAGCGTGATGCAGAGGCAATCACGCTCGATGATCTTCACGAATCGTTCCCCAACACATCGATTCGATGATGTGGAGTGGCTCTGTTTTACTCCTTAACTAGTGATCGCTATCAGTAAGCGTGCTGAACAGAGAGCGCAAATCGGTCACAAAATGAGGCCCGAGACGCAGAGCCTCGTGGCTGGTGTGATAGAGTGG is a window encoding:
- a CDS encoding 26S protease regulatory subunit, with translation MESLKTKIERSVLRPLTRIDEAYERFKVSPPNGILLYGPPGTGKTLFARAVAGELGHPYLELSAGDIKSRWINESTEQVNRLFDEAQQFDRCVIFIDEIDALLAGRGNDLHREHAQVVNEFLAHLDDDDPNFLVIAATNRADLLDEAATRRGRFDQQYEIGLPDNDAREAIFRVRLRELPTALDERDYHELAHRSEELSSADIVGIVDDAAMHAAERDAEAITLDDLHESFPNTSIR